One genomic window of Cheilinus undulatus linkage group 7, ASM1832078v1, whole genome shotgun sequence includes the following:
- the commd2 gene encoding COMM domain-containing protein 2, which produces MLLVLSEDHKEHLSFLPKVDASVVGEFGRIALEFLRRGTSTRIYEGAARKLSVPVEMVQHGVEGLMFLMTESSKHMISEVDFLDSVLVLGFGEELNQLLLKLYLQHHSQIRSVLSQLPTSVPAYHNLEWRLDVQLASRSIRHQVVPKLTMRLLLTRGSDSRSDHSSRVLQTDPSTLLHLITTLEIALAAMKTSHARRILRNIK; this is translated from the exons ATGCTGCTTGTTTTGTCTGAAGATCATAAAGAACACCTCTCCTTCCTACCAAAGGTTGACGCATCAG TGGTTGGAGAGTTTGGTCGCATAGCGCTAGAGTTTCTTCGGAGAGGAACCAGCACCAGGATTTATGAGGGAGCAGCCA GAAAGCTGAGTGTTCCTGTTGAAATGGTACAGCATGGAGTTGAAGGCCTGATGTTTCTGATGACAGAGAGCTCCAAACACATG ATCTCTGAAGTGGATTTCTTGGACTCTGTGTTGGTTTTGGGGTTTGGTGAAGAGCTTAACCAGTTACTCCTAAAG CTCTACCTGCAGCACCACAGTCAGATTCGCAGCGTCCTGAGTCAGCTTCCTACCAGTGTGCCTGCATATCACAACTTGGAATGGAGACTGGATGTACAG TTGGCGAGTCGTTCAATCCGTCATCAGGTTGTTCCTAAATTGACAATGCGTCTGCTCCTAACAAGAGGCAGCGACAGCAGAAGTgatcacagcagcagagttcTCCAGACGGACCCAAGTACCCTCCTTCACCTCATCACCACACTGGAGATTGCTCTGGCTGCCATGAAAACCAGCCATGCTCGGCGCATATTACGGAACATCAAATAA